The Fructilactobacillus ixorae genome has a window encoding:
- a CDS encoding proline iminopeptidase-family hydrolase has translation MQTGTKIITLDNGYHLWTNTQGTGTIHLLALHGGPGGTHEYWEDTAQQLHKQGLDVQVHMYDQLGSWYSDTPDWDDPDVAKRIQTYDYYVDEVEEVRQKLGLDQFYLIGQSWGGALVQMYAAKYGDHLKGAIISSMVDRISDYTDHLAELRKTALTPDELAYMQQCEATNDYDNDRYQALVTRLNEEYVDRKQPAAIAHLINPMSVPLYHAFQGDNEFVITGKLKDWNFTDHLQDIHVPTLVTFGEHETMPLATGQRMASMIPHARFASTPNGGHHHMIDNAPVYYDHLASFLRDVETGQF, from the coding sequence ATGCAAACAGGTACGAAAATTATTACCCTCGACAACGGTTACCATTTATGGACCAACACCCAGGGCACGGGCACGATTCACTTACTGGCCCTCCACGGTGGTCCCGGCGGAACCCACGAATACTGGGAAGACACGGCCCAACAGTTACACAAACAGGGGTTAGACGTTCAGGTGCATATGTACGATCAACTCGGATCATGGTACTCCGATACTCCAGATTGGGACGATCCAGACGTTGCCAAGCGCATCCAAACCTACGATTACTATGTCGATGAGGTGGAAGAAGTCCGGCAAAAACTGGGGCTTGATCAGTTTTATCTAATTGGTCAATCCTGGGGAGGCGCCCTCGTCCAAATGTACGCGGCCAAATACGGAGACCATTTAAAGGGTGCCATCATCTCATCCATGGTTGATCGGATTAGCGATTACACGGATCACCTAGCTGAGCTTCGTAAAACCGCCCTGACCCCCGATGAACTCGCCTACATGCAACAGTGTGAAGCGACCAATGACTATGATAACGACCGTTACCAGGCCTTAGTGACCCGGCTCAACGAGGAATACGTGGACCGCAAGCAACCGGCCGCAATTGCCCACTTGATCAATCCGATGAGTGTCCCGTTGTACCACGCCTTTCAGGGTGACAACGAGTTCGTAATCACCGGCAAGCTCAAGGACTGGAACTTCACGGATCACCTGCAAGACATTCACGTCCCCACCCTTGTAACCTTTGGTGAACACGAAACGATGCCCCTGGCTACGGGACAGCGCATGGCCAGCATGATTCCCCACGCTCGCTTTGCCTCCACGCCCAATGGGGGACATCACCACATGATTGATAATGCACCCGTGTACTACGATCACCTGGCCAGCTTCCTTCGCGACGTCGAAACCGGTCAATTCTAA